From a region of the Methanolobus tindarius DSM 2278 genome:
- a CDS encoding putative Ig domain-containing protein, which translates to MFPKGTEKCKKIGFIFISIALSILLLSVFASAYSNETVIVGSTVVNPGVSFSLPVFVDNITNIGLLSFDILFDNSSIHIEDISANITMQSSDPDSYLDNSTGFANTTFYFDNLSSEDELHIANLMFRSLVSGNTYDIVLRNVSFSNNTSSFPAGYVVNGSVRVNSPPVINDIENKTVNIGSNLNFTISATDQDEMDNINLSYAVEGLPGGYLLNSSNGSFSWTPAETDIGNHSANFSVSDGYALDFTSATIFVKEIAAVIDHKPELLPIGNKSVNETETLSFLLQATDLDNDPITYSSEILPDNSTLNETSGEFKWVTDYSDSGDYIVEFIASSTDKSDSETIYIEVTNLNQAPVLEEITEQYVNETETLELTLLANDSDSGAILSYSTNATFGELSGSIFTWTPDYNSAGTYVVEFTVNDTMDTDSQTVIINVGNTNRPPVLDPIGNFEVNENDSLSITLSANDSDGNSLAYSSNVSFGSISGNTFTWIPEFDDAGTYDVEFTVSDGIDLDSKIATIIVNNTNRPPDLKGIGSQSVLENSLLEITLSATDPDSEDSLTYGFNASFGNLSGDVFTWIPGFDDSGIYNVEFNVSDGSLVDYEVITITVSNVNNEPVLTEIGEKYISENDTLIITLSATDADNDANLTYSTNATFGNLSGIVFTWKPDYDSAGIHVVEFTVSDGMDSDSETVVINVENINRAPVLSSIENLEINENELMSITLPGSDPDGNNLIYSSNVTFGHVSDNIFTWTPGYDDAGVYIIEFTVSDEFDSDTEIVTVTVNNVNRAPDLSPIGSYSVDENSSLIISLDAADFDSEDTLDYDCNVSFGNLNDSIFTWTPDYESSGVYAIEFTVSDGNESDSEVAVVTVNNVNRAPVLTSPGSYSVAENSALVITLSANDPDFGDSLYFSHNVTSASMEDNVFTWIPDFNQSGVHAIEFTVTDGNLSDSAVAIVTVTNTNRAPFIQPISDKLVYENQELVIQIDGSDPDDDLLTYETSASFGNLEGNVFIWTPSYDDSGIYDVSFTVSDGNLTYTEYIKIAVGNTNVPPVLDTIGGKTVDENQYLSFTINASDADSGDTLTYSASGLPSGASFNDQNRQFSWTPTYNQSGTHNVVFEVSDGLFTDTELVQIVVNNINIAPFLAPIGNITVNETSKIIFIVTATDHDKDSLTYLISNPSNVGSFNSITHEFRWIPGYDDSGTYNLTFTASDGVLSDSETIYIEVKNVNRAPELDPIGNKVVNEAEQLSFTIIGSDPDYDSLDYSANGIPDGADFNELTHTFTWTPDYDDSGAYDVTFTVSDGTLSDSETITISVGSANRPPELDYIGDKTAVEGSELSFSINASDPDMTTLTYTTSVLPEGADFDENTLAFTWTPDYDQAGSHSITFTVGDGELYDSETISIDVANTNRAPTLSEIGNKNVAEGEELSFTVIGNDPDSELLTYSASGVPDGADFDESTRTFLWTPDYDDSGSYDVNFTVSDGDLSDSETITISVGSVNRPPELESIGDKNAVEGSGLSFTINATDPDQNSLSYSTSALPAGADFDEETLTFVWIPDYDQAGSHSVTFTVSDGELSDSETISIGVENTNRAPVMANIEDVSVDENSELIISVSATDPDEESLSYSVTGKPESSIFNTQTHKLVWTPDYNESGVYNVTFTVTDGDLSDSQTVTITVNNVNRPPVLTNIGNKNVDENTTLSFIISAEDPDLDDLIYSATELPDASEFDPETHEFSWTPDYGESGIYSVTFTVSDGELFDSETVTISVGLVNRAPELVPIGDKTVAEGSELNFTISAADPDEDNLEYSASELPDGADFDEDSYTFSWSPDYEQEGSYSVTFTVSDGSLTDSETVFIDVENTNRAPLLSEIGNKNVAESEKLSFTIDGSDPDNNPLSYFASGLPDDAVFNSNTRSFIWTPGYDDSGIYEVTFTVTDGELNDSETISISVGAVNRPPVLVPIGNKIVNENSELSFNIAGTDPDEDDLTYYIENKPIDANFDENTGYFSWIPDYNASGVYSVTFGVNDGSLTDSETISITVYHVNRAPVLGNIGNKQVNEGTELSFNVSAEDEDGDTLIYYTNALPQSAVFDPEAREFSWTPDFEDSGSYSVTFYVSDGYLVDSETITISVGSVNRAPELVPIGDKTVDEGSELRFAVSGSDPDLNDLTYSVTGLPSGADFDEDTQEFTWYPDYDQSGTYNVTFSVSDGVLSDSETITITVVSVNRSPELVPIGDLFVNENELLTINLQANDEDEGDVLYYSVVDASGDSTIDSSTGVFTWTPSYDEAGIHYVVFSVSDGQAEDTENVKITVANVNRPPQIDIPSPVYVAENDTLVLDLNASDPDNTPLGISKDFGSGSLDDGIFTWNTGYEDEGSYFVTFTVSDGELEVSQTVEIIVTGSNSAPVLSPIDSIVVNELETLSIDLTANDIDNDELNFSKDVEYGELTDNIFTWTPGINDKGIYYIVFTVSDGQLSDSKTAMIAVGNTNIPPTIVKTGNQYINENETLEFTLNATDLDNETLTYAVTDLPSGATFNTSSGSFKWTPTYEQSGEYSIEFRVSDLLYTAFDTVLVNVENVNRAPVFDFIPTCEVNETEQVKINLSAGDPDGNSLSFLTDFENGKIIGDTFVWDTGYYDSGEYYIIFNTTDGELYDSTTVYVLVNPTNMPPEMESIGSRSIYENETLEFYVNATDADNDSLTYTVSGAPSGSSLDPDTRLFHWIPNYRQSGSYSIEFHVTDGEFNDSEAITIRVYDVDNKVTDYSGFSSSDSSSGGGGGGGSSGAEDYNNVAYKDYSIKYVTQGSQIEFAFPNSENDLDSVKFTALKAAGQVKTVIEILYDRSSLVSTNPPGNVYRYINIWVGDTKFNSGNYFSSAEVSFKVSKQWLEDNNAEPESVKLYRYSGGSWSELKTSRIGTDVNNYYFKAQTPGFSPFAIASTGSTSILRSSVTESTAQSTKVSYESNAELNSMNDVPDAEIMSKALEQEPVSPFNTRILFIGIVGILLIGSAVGYRSRNESPVLRRYYEAIHAFVLGIKNAGEWTAHKLSSESLNKDYAALSVKWDEIKSTDYKAIYEKKLAEIKERQK; encoded by the coding sequence ATGTTTCCTAAAGGAACGGAAAAATGTAAAAAAATAGGTTTTATTTTCATAAGTATAGCTTTGTCAATATTGTTGCTGTCCGTATTTGCCAGTGCATATTCGAATGAAACAGTAATTGTAGGCTCAACTGTAGTTAATCCTGGAGTTTCATTCTCACTTCCCGTGTTTGTAGATAACATTACAAATATCGGGTTATTGTCTTTTGATATTCTCTTTGATAATTCGTCTATCCATATTGAAGATATTTCTGCCAACATTACAATGCAAAGTTCGGATCCTGATTCTTATCTTGATAACTCTACAGGTTTTGCCAATACTACATTTTATTTCGATAATCTTTCAAGTGAAGATGAACTTCACATTGCCAACCTGATGTTCAGATCGCTGGTCAGTGGCAATACTTATGATATTGTACTCAGAAATGTTTCATTTTCAAACAATACAAGTTCATTCCCTGCTGGCTATGTTGTTAATGGTTCTGTCAGGGTAAACTCTCCACCTGTAATAAACGATATTGAGAATAAGACCGTAAATATTGGTTCAAACCTGAACTTTACTATTTCTGCAACAGATCAGGATGAAATGGATAATATAAATCTGAGTTATGCTGTGGAAGGGCTTCCTGGAGGCTATTTACTCAATTCCAGCAACGGATCTTTTTCATGGACACCAGCTGAAACTGATATTGGTAATCATAGTGCAAATTTCTCGGTTTCTGACGGTTACGCATTAGATTTTACTTCTGCAACTATATTTGTTAAGGAAATAGCAGCAGTTATTGACCATAAGCCAGAACTTCTGCCTATAGGTAATAAATCGGTAAATGAAACCGAAACTCTTTCATTTTTGCTTCAGGCAACAGATCTGGATAATGATCCAATTACATATTCTTCTGAAATTCTTCCTGATAATTCTACATTGAATGAAACTTCAGGCGAGTTTAAATGGGTTACTGATTATTCAGATTCAGGCGACTATATTGTAGAGTTCATTGCCTCCTCTACAGATAAAAGTGATTCTGAAACCATTTATATTGAAGTTACAAATCTCAATCAAGCTCCGGTTCTGGAAGAAATTACTGAACAATATGTAAATGAAACCGAAACTCTGGAGCTGACTCTCCTTGCAAATGATTCCGATTCCGGTGCCATTCTTAGTTACTCAACCAATGCTACATTTGGCGAATTGTCAGGCAGTATTTTCACCTGGACTCCCGATTATAATTCAGCCGGAACTTACGTTGTAGAATTCACTGTAAACGACACAATGGATACAGATTCACAAACCGTGATTATTAATGTTGGAAATACTAATCGTCCACCTGTTCTTGATCCCATAGGTAATTTTGAGGTTAATGAAAACGACTCTCTCTCAATCACTTTATCAGCCAACGATTCCGATGGAAATAGTTTGGCATATTCATCCAATGTTTCATTCGGCAGTATTTCAGGTAACACTTTCACCTGGATTCCTGAATTTGATGATGCTGGCACTTATGATGTAGAATTTACTGTAAGTGACGGTATTGATTTAGATTCAAAGATTGCTACTATAATCGTGAATAATACAAACCGTCCCCCTGATCTTAAGGGTATAGGTTCCCAATCAGTTTTGGAAAATTCTCTTCTTGAGATTACTCTTTCGGCTACAGACCCGGATTCTGAAGACTCTTTGACCTATGGTTTTAATGCCAGTTTTGGTAATCTGTCAGGGGATGTTTTCACCTGGATCCCTGGATTTGATGATTCAGGTATTTACAATGTTGAATTTAATGTGAGTGATGGTTCGCTCGTGGATTATGAAGTAATAACAATCACTGTTAGCAATGTTAATAATGAACCGGTCCTGACAGAAATCGGTGAGAAATATATCAGTGAAAATGACACTTTAATAATTACTCTTTCTGCAACAGATGCAGATAATGATGCTAACTTAACTTATTCAACCAATGCTACATTCGGAAATTTATCAGGAATTGTCTTCACCTGGAAGCCAGACTATGATTCTGCCGGAATTCATGTTGTTGAATTCACAGTCTCAGATGGCATGGATTCAGATTCTGAAACAGTAGTCATCAACGTTGAAAATATAAATCGTGCTCCTGTGCTATCCTCAATTGAAAATTTAGAGATAAATGAAAATGAACTTATGTCAATTACTTTGCCGGGTTCAGATCCCGATGGCAATAATTTGATCTATTCAAGTAACGTTACATTTGGTCATGTGTCTGACAACATTTTCACCTGGACTCCAGGTTACGATGATGCAGGAGTTTATATAATTGAATTTACTGTAAGTGATGAATTTGATTCAGATACCGAAATTGTTACTGTGACAGTAAATAATGTCAATCGTGCTCCAGATCTTTCACCCATTGGGTCCTATAGTGTAGATGAAAATTCATCGCTAATAATTTCTCTGGATGCAGCAGATTTTGATTCAGAAGACACTCTTGATTATGATTGCAATGTTAGCTTTGGAAACCTAAATGACAGTATCTTCACCTGGACTCCTGACTATGAAAGTTCCGGTGTTTATGCCATTGAATTTACTGTAAGTGATGGAAATGAATCTGACTCTGAAGTTGCCGTGGTAACTGTGAATAATGTCAACAGGGCTCCTGTTCTAACATCTCCAGGTTCCTATTCCGTTGCTGAAAATTCAGCTCTTGTGATTACTCTTTCAGCAAATGACCCTGACTTTGGTGATTCCCTCTACTTTAGTCACAATGTTACTTCTGCAAGTATGGAAGATAATGTGTTCACCTGGATTCCTGATTTCAACCAATCGGGTGTTCATGCAATAGAGTTCACTGTAACTGACGGAAACCTTTCGGATTCGGCAGTTGCTATCGTCACTGTAACTAATACAAATCGTGCGCCCTTCATTCAACCGATATCTGATAAACTTGTATATGAAAATCAAGAGCTGGTAATCCAGATAGATGGCAGCGATCCTGATGATGACTTACTGACTTATGAGACAAGTGCATCCTTTGGTAATCTTGAAGGCAACGTTTTCATCTGGACGCCCAGTTATGATGATAGTGGAATTTATGATGTAAGCTTCACAGTTTCAGATGGCAATCTGACATATACGGAATACATAAAAATTGCTGTAGGTAACACCAACGTACCGCCTGTTCTAGATACAATTGGTGGAAAAACCGTTGATGAAAATCAATATCTTTCATTTACTATAAATGCAAGTGATGCAGATTCGGGCGACACTCTTACTTATTCTGCATCAGGACTTCCTTCCGGTGCATCATTTAATGACCAGAACCGTCAGTTCTCATGGACTCCGACATATAACCAATCAGGAACACATAATGTGGTCTTTGAAGTGAGTGATGGACTCTTCACTGACACTGAACTTGTCCAGATAGTTGTTAATAATATCAACATTGCTCCTTTCCTTGCACCCATTGGTAACATAACCGTCAATGAAACTTCTAAAATTATCTTTATTGTAACAGCTACTGATCATGATAAAGATAGTCTGACATATTTGATATCTAATCCGTCTAACGTAGGCAGTTTCAATTCTATAACCCATGAATTCCGCTGGATACCTGGTTATGATGACTCTGGAACCTATAATCTGACTTTTACTGCAAGTGATGGTGTTCTTTCTGACTCTGAAACAATATACATTGAAGTTAAGAATGTTAACAGGGCTCCAGAACTGGATCCTATAGGTAATAAAGTTGTCAATGAAGCAGAGCAACTCTCATTCACAATAATTGGCAGTGATCCTGATTATGATTCCCTGGATTATTCTGCCAATGGAATCCCGGATGGTGCAGACTTCAATGAACTTACACATACTTTCACCTGGACTCCTGACTATGATGATTCAGGAGCTTATGATGTAACTTTCACTGTTAGTGATGGTACTCTTTCCGATTCCGAAACTATTACTATCAGCGTTGGCTCTGCTAACCGTCCCCCAGAACTGGATTACATTGGTGACAAAACTGCTGTAGAAGGCTCAGAACTTAGTTTCAGTATAAATGCTAGCGACCCTGATATGACCACTCTTACTTACACGACATCTGTTCTCCCTGAAGGTGCAGATTTTGATGAAAATACGCTTGCTTTTACCTGGACTCCTGACTATGATCAGGCAGGTAGTCATTCAATAACTTTCACTGTAGGTGACGGTGAACTTTATGATTCCGAAACAATCTCCATAGATGTTGCTAACACAAACCGTGCCCCAACACTATCAGAAATTGGAAACAAGAATGTTGCAGAAGGTGAGGAACTTTCGTTCACAGTAATTGGTAATGATCCTGATTCTGAACTTTTGACTTATTCAGCTAGTGGAGTACCCGATGGTGCAGACTTTGATGAATCTACACGTACTTTCCTCTGGACTCCTGATTATGACGATTCAGGATCTTATGATGTCAACTTTACAGTTAGTGATGGTGATCTTTCAGACTCTGAAACAATTACTATTAGCGTTGGTTCTGTTAATCGTCCACCTGAGCTGGAGTCTATAGGCGATAAAAATGCTGTGGAAGGTTCAGGATTAAGTTTCACAATTAATGCTACAGATCCTGACCAGAACAGTCTTAGTTATTCTACATCTGCTCTTCCTGCAGGTGCAGATTTCGATGAAGAAACACTCACTTTTGTCTGGATTCCTGACTATGACCAGGCAGGCAGCCATTCTGTTACATTTACTGTAAGTGATGGTGAGCTCTCCGATTCCGAGACAATTTCCATAGGTGTTGAGAATACAAATCGTGCTCCAGTAATGGCCAATATTGAAGACGTATCTGTGGATGAAAATTCTGAACTGATAATTTCAGTCTCAGCAACAGATCCGGACGAGGAATCATTGTCATATTCAGTTACAGGTAAACCTGAAAGTTCAATATTCAATACCCAGACGCACAAGTTGGTATGGACTCCTGATTATAATGAATCCGGAGTCTACAACGTTACTTTTACTGTCACTGATGGTGACCTTTCAGATTCACAGACAGTAACCATTACGGTAAACAATGTCAACCGTCCACCTGTCCTCACAAACATAGGCAACAAAAATGTAGATGAAAATACAACGTTGTCTTTCATTATAAGTGCTGAAGATCCGGATCTAGATGATCTTATATATTCAGCCACAGAGTTACCAGATGCTTCAGAATTTGATCCTGAAACCCATGAATTTAGCTGGACACCGGATTATGGGGAATCCGGCATTTATTCCGTAACTTTCACTGTCAGTGATGGTGAGCTTTTCGATTCCGAGACGGTAACCATCAGCGTAGGTCTGGTGAACCGTGCTCCGGAACTAGTTCCAATTGGGGATAAAACAGTTGCTGAAGGCTCAGAACTTAATTTCACAATAAGTGCTGCAGACCCTGATGAAGATAATCTTGAATACTCTGCGTCTGAGCTTCCGGATGGAGCCGATTTTGATGAAGATTCCTATACTTTTAGCTGGAGTCCTGATTATGAACAGGAGGGCAGTTATTCTGTAACATTTACTGTTAGTGACGGCTCTCTTACAGATTCCGAAACCGTATTCATAGATGTTGAAAATACAAATCGTGCCCCATTGTTGTCTGAAATAGGAAACAAGAATGTTGCAGAAAGTGAGAAACTTTCATTCACAATAGATGGCAGTGATCCTGACAATAATCCTCTAAGTTACTTTGCTTCAGGCCTTCCTGATGATGCTGTTTTCAATTCAAATACTCGCAGCTTTATCTGGACTCCGGGTTATGATGACTCCGGCATTTATGAAGTAACTTTTACCGTTACTGATGGAGAGCTCAATGATTCCGAAACCATCAGTATTTCAGTAGGTGCCGTGAATCGTCCTCCCGTGCTTGTACCTATAGGAAACAAGATTGTAAATGAAAACTCTGAACTTTCATTCAATATTGCAGGAACAGATCCGGATGAGGATGATCTTACATATTACATTGAAAATAAACCAATTGATGCTAATTTTGATGAAAATACAGGCTATTTCAGCTGGATACCTGACTACAATGCATCAGGCGTTTATTCCGTAACTTTTGGAGTAAACGATGGTTCATTAACTGATTCCGAAACAATCAGCATAACAGTGTATCATGTCAATCGTGCTCCTGTCCTTGGTAACATCGGTAACAAACAGGTAAATGAAGGCACAGAACTTTCATTCAATGTGTCTGCAGAGGACGAAGATGGTGACACTTTAATCTACTATACAAACGCCCTCCCCCAGAGTGCAGTCTTTGATCCTGAAGCCCGTGAGTTTAGCTGGACTCCGGATTTTGAGGATTCAGGTTCTTATTCCGTAACTTTCTATGTAAGTGATGGCTATCTTGTTGATTCTGAAACCATTACTATTAGTGTTGGCTCAGTAAATCGTGCACCAGAGCTGGTTCCTATTGGCGATAAAACAGTTGACGAAGGTTCTGAATTAAGGTTTGCAGTATCAGGTTCTGATCCTGATTTAAATGATCTGACTTATTCAGTAACGGGTCTTCCGTCAGGCGCAGATTTCGATGAAGATACACAGGAATTTACCTGGTATCCGGATTATGACCAGTCAGGAACCTATAATGTAACTTTTAGCGTGAGTGACGGAGTTCTCTCTGATTCTGAAACCATAACTATTACTGTTGTTTCAGTAAATCGCTCTCCGGAACTGGTTCCTATAGGTGACTTGTTTGTAAATGAAAATGAACTATTGACCATAAATCTGCAGGCAAATGATGAAGATGAAGGCGATGTTCTTTATTATTCAGTGGTAGATGCTTCCGGCGATTCCACAATTGATTCTTCAACCGGTGTTTTTACATGGACGCCTTCATATGATGAGGCCGGGATACATTACGTTGTATTCTCAGTTTCTGACGGTCAGGCAGAGGATACTGAAAATGTAAAAATAACAGTTGCAAACGTCAACAGACCACCACAAATAGACATACCTTCTCCGGTCTATGTGGCTGAGAATGATACTTTGGTCCTCGATCTGAACGCATCTGATCCCGACAATACACCACTTGGGATAAGCAAGGACTTTGGGTCAGGTTCTCTTGATGATGGTATTTTCACATGGAATACAGGTTATGAAGACGAGGGCAGTTATTTCGTGACTTTTACTGTCAGCGATGGTGAGTTAGAAGTAAGCCAGACAGTTGAGATAATAGTTACTGGTTCTAACTCAGCCCCGGTGCTCTCTCCTATAGATAGTATTGTTGTTAATGAACTCGAAACGCTGTCTATTGATCTTACAGCGAATGATATAGATAATGACGAACTTAACTTTTCAAAGGATGTGGAATATGGTGAGCTCACAGACAATATATTCACATGGACTCCCGGAATAAATGATAAAGGAATTTATTATATTGTTTTTACAGTCTCAGATGGTCAGCTTTCTGATTCCAAGACTGCCATGATTGCTGTAGGTAATACGAATATTCCCCCAACTATAGTAAAAACAGGAAATCAATATATTAATGAAAATGAGACTCTGGAGTTTACTCTTAATGCCACTGACCTGGATAATGAGACACTGACTTATGCAGTTACAGATCTTCCATCCGGTGCCACCTTTAATACTTCCTCAGGTTCTTTTAAATGGACCCCTACTTATGAGCAATCAGGTGAATATAGCATCGAATTCCGTGTATCTGATTTGCTATACACAGCTTTTGACACTGTACTTGTCAATGTTGAGAACGTAAATCGTGCACCGGTATTTGATTTTATACCCACGTGTGAGGTGAATGAGACTGAACAGGTAAAGATAAACCTGAGTGCCGGGGATCCTGATGGTAATTCTCTTTCATTCTTAACAGATTTTGAGAATGGAAAGATAATCGGAGACACTTTTGTATGGGATACAGGATATTATGACAGTGGCGAATATTACATAATTTTCAATACAACAGATGGTGAACTTTATGATAGCACTACGGTTTATGTACTGGTAAATCCAACAAACATGCCTCCTGAAATGGAATCAATAGGTTCACGTTCCATCTATGAGAATGAGACACTGGAATTTTATGTGAACGCAACTGATGCTGACAATGATAGTCTTACATATACCGTAAGTGGTGCACCATCTGGCTCTTCATTGGATCCGGATACAAGACTTTTCCATTGGATTCCTAATTACAGACAGTCAGGTTCTTACTCTATAGAATTCCATGTAACTGATGGGGAGTTCAATGATTCAGAGGCTATTACCATCAGAGTCTATGATGTTGATAACAAGGTAACAGATTACAGCGGTTTTTCATCATCAGACAGTAGCAGTGGTGGTGGCGGAGGTGGAGGTTCCAGCGGTGCTGAAGACTATAACAATGTAGCATACAAAGATTATTCTATTAAATATGTGACACAGGGCTCCCAAATAGAGTTCGCGTTCCCAAATTCAGAAAACGATCTTGATTCCGTGAAGTTCACAGCCCTTAAGGCAGCTGGTCAGGTAAAGACAGTAATTGAGATATTGTACGACCGCTCCTCCCTTGTAAGCACCAATCCACCTGGAAATGTTTATCGTTACATCAACATATGGGTAGGTGACACCAAGTTCAATTCAGGAAATTATTTCTCCTCGGCAGAGGTTTCATTCAAGGTTTCAAAACAGTGGCTTGAGGATAACAACGCAGAGCCGGAATCTGTAAAACTTTACAGGTATTCCGGTGGTTCATGGAGTGAATTGAAAACATCAAGAATAGGCACCGATGTGAACAATTACTATTTCAAGGCACAGACTCCGGGATTCTCTCCTTTTGCTATTGCAAGCACGGGCAGCACTTCAATCCTCCGCAGTTCGGTTACTGAGTCAACTGCACAGAGTACAAAAGTGAGCTATGAAAGCAATGCGGAACTAAATTCTATGAATGACGTTCCCGATGCGGAAATAATGAGCAAGGCACTTGAACAGGAACCAGTTAGTCCTTTTAATACAAGAATTCTTTTCATAGGAATTGTAGGCATTTTGTTAATTGGTTCTGCAGTAGGTTATCGTTCCAGAAATGAATCCCCTGTACTTCGAAGATATTATGAGGCAATTCATGCATTCGTTCTTGGAATAAAAAATGCAGGAGAATGGACAGCTCATAAACTAAGTTCCGAATCCCTGAATAAAGACTATGCAGCTCTCAGTGTGAAATGGGATGAGATAAAGTCCACCGACTATAAGGCAATCTATGAAAAGAAACTCGCTGAAATCAAAGAAAGACAGAAGTAG
- a CDS encoding acetate--CoA ligase family protein: MLEKMFNPDSVAVIGASRKEGKVGRAVLENLMQNSELTIIPINPNVDEILGLPCYHNILEVPPEIKVDLAIVVVPAKFVPSSIDECGRAGVGNVIIISAGFKEAGIEGARLERECIALCEKYGINLIGPNCLGIIDTASGLNASFAANMAYEGNIAMMSQSGAICTVTLDWAERIGVGFSKFISLGNKAVLAENDFLQLFENDSTTAVIAAYLEGVKDGPEFIKIAELVSRSKPIIIVKSGRTSVGSKAVSSHTGTLAGSDAAYNAAFKQGGVLRADSLEEMLDYSRAFSVCPLPEGRNIAIVTNAGGLGILTADACYNSGLSIASFEEKTVEKLREKLPPAANFYDPVDVLGDAGADLYEHALDVVLDDINVNGIIVLVSPQSMTDVPGIAEKVAEKIKDSKKPILCNFAGGSRIAAGEEILNKYGIPNYSSAERAVASMNALCNYYTIKNHKRGEPSEIKADRNYARSFIESASENKRRMHGLESMDILKAYDIPVVDARIAKTLPDAVKAAEDMGYPIVMKILSPDISHKSDVGGIRLNLKHADDVERAYNSMMSDVRHYMPDATITGVQLQKMISGGKEVIIGMDRDPQFGPLLMFGLGGTYVEFLKDVSFAVAPITEAEAKHMVSSIKTYPLIAGVRGEAASDIDSIVRTLLKVSQLVTDFPEILEFEINPLMVMPEGQGCVAMDIRFTLNLNE; the protein is encoded by the coding sequence ATGCTCGAGAAAATGTTCAATCCTGATTCTGTAGCCGTTATCGGTGCATCCAGGAAAGAAGGTAAAGTAGGGAGAGCTGTACTTGAAAATCTGATGCAGAACAGTGAGCTCACTATCATACCTATTAATCCTAATGTTGATGAAATATTAGGACTTCCGTGTTATCATAACATACTGGAAGTCCCGCCTGAAATAAAGGTTGACCTTGCAATAGTCGTGGTTCCGGCAAAGTTTGTGCCAAGTTCCATTGATGAGTGTGGCAGGGCAGGTGTTGGAAATGTCATCATCATATCTGCCGGTTTTAAGGAAGCCGGCATTGAGGGTGCGCGTCTTGAACGCGAATGTATAGCATTATGTGAAAAATATGGAATTAATCTTATAGGTCCGAACTGTCTTGGTATAATTGATACTGCTTCAGGGCTTAACGCATCTTTTGCGGCTAACATGGCATACGAAGGAAACATAGCCATGATGTCCCAGTCAGGAGCAATATGTACTGTAACCCTGGACTGGGCTGAAAGAATCGGAGTTGGTTTTTCCAAATTTATAAGCCTTGGAAACAAAGCCGTACTTGCGGAAAATGATTTTTTACAGTTGTTTGAGAATGATTCCACAACAGCAGTTATTGCAGCTTATCTTGAAGGTGTAAAAGACGGTCCTGAATTCATTAAGATTGCAGAGCTGGTATCTCGGTCCAAGCCGATAATTATTGTAAAATCAGGACGAACCTCTGTTGGTTCAAAAGCTGTTTCATCACACACAGGTACACTGGCAGGTTCTGATGCAGCATATAATGCAGCTTTCAAACAGGGTGGCGTGCTTCGTGCAGATTCACTTGAGGAAATGCTTGATTACAGCCGTGCATTTTCAGTCTGTCCCCTGCCTGAAGGCAGGAATATTGCCATAGTCACTAACGCAGGTGGTCTTGGTATCCTGACAGCAGATGCGTGTTACAATTCAGGTCTTTCAATAGCTTCATTTGAAGAGAAAACAGTGGAAAAATTAAGAGAAAAATTACCACCGGCTGCAAATTTCTACGACCCGGTTGATGTTCTGGGAGATGCAGGTGCTGACCTTTATGAGCATGCTCTTGATGTTGTTCTGGATGATATTAACGTAAACGGAATTATAGTTCTCGTCTCGCCTCAGTCAATGACAGATGTTCCGGGTATTGCTGAAAAGGTTGCAGAAAAGATCAAGGATTCTAAAAAGCCAATACTCTGTAACTTTGCAGGTGGAAGCAGGATTGCAGCAGGTGAGGAAATCCTCAACAAATACGGAATTCCCAATTACTCATCAGCAGAAAGGGCAGTTGCAAGTATGAATGCGCTCTGCAACTATTATACGATTAAGAATCACAAACGTGGTGAGCCTTCAGAGATTAAGGCTGACAGGAACTACGCCCGTTCATTCATAGAGTCTGCTTCTGAAAACAAAAGAAGGATGCATGGTCTCGAATCTATGGACATTCTGAAAGCCTATGATATCCCGGTTGTTGATGCAAGAATAGCAAAAACCCTTCCAGATGCCGTCAAAGCAGCAGAAGACATGGGATACCCAATAGTCATGAAGATTCTTTCACCAGACATTTCACATAAGAGTGATGTAGGTGGTATCCGCCTGAACCTAAAGCATGCAGATGACGTGGAGCGTGCTTATAACTCTATGATGTCGGATGTGAGACACTACATGCCTGATGCCACTATCACGGGTGTACAGCTCCAGAAGATGATAAGCGGAGGAAAAGAGGTCATCATTGGAATGGACAGGGATCCACAATTTGGTCCTTTGCTTATGTTTGGACTTGGTGGAACTTATGTTGAGTTCTTAAAAGATGTTTCGTTTGCAGTTGCTCCTATCACAGAGGCGGAGGCAAAACACATGGTGTCTTCGATTAAAACCTATCCTTTAATTGCAGGTGTAAGGGGTGAGGCGGCATCAGATATTGACTCAATAGTGCGTACTCTGCTGAAAGTGTCACAGCTAGTTACGGATTTTCCGGAAATATTAGAATTTGAAATAAATCCTTTAATGGTAATGCCTGAAGGTCAGGGATGTGTTGCAATGGATATCAGGTTCACACTGAATCTGAATGAGTAA